In the Serinus canaria isolate serCan28SL12 chromosome 22, serCan2020, whole genome shotgun sequence genome, one interval contains:
- the TIA1 gene encoding cytotoxic granule associated RNA binding protein TIA1 isoform X2 — MEDEMPKTLYVGNLSRDVTEALILQLFSQIGPCKNCKMIMDTAGNDPYCFVEFYEHRHAAAALAAMNGRKIMGKEVKVNWATTPSSQKKDTSNHFHVFVGDLSPEITTEDIKAAFAPFGRISDARVVKDMATGKSKGYGFVSFFNKWDAENAIQQMGGQWLGGRQIRTNWATRKPPAPKSTYETSTKQLSYEEVVTQSSPSNCTVYCGGVTSGLSEQLMRQTFSPFGQIMEIRVFPDKGYSFVRFSSHESAAHAIVSVNGTTIEGHVVKCYWGKETPDMASPVQQGQLSYPPAYGQWGQWYGGAQLGQYVPNGWQVPTYGVYGQAWSQQGFGQSQSSAPWVAPGYSVQGQNGAVVPPQPGFRVGFETP; from the exons GTACGTGGGGAACCTCTCCAGGGACGTGACCGAGGCTCtgatcctgcagctcttcagccaGATCGGACCCTGCAAGAACTGCAAGATGATCATGGAT ACAGCTGGCAATGATCCCTACTGCTTCGTGGAGTTCTACGAGCACCGGCACGCGGCCGCAGCGCTGGCTGCCATGAACGGCAGGAAGATAATGGGTAAG GAGGTCAAAGTGAACTGGGccaccacccccagcagccagaAGAAAGACACCAGCA ACCATTTCCACGTCTTTGTGGGAGACCTCAGCCCTGAGATCACAACTGAAGACATCAAAGCAGCCTTTGCTCCCTTTGGAAGGATCTC GGACGCACGGGTGGTCAAGGACATGGCCACGGGCAAGTCCAAGGGCTACGGCTTCGTCTCCTTCTTCAACAAATGG gACGCTGAGAACGCCATCCAGCAGATGGGGGGCCAGTGGCTCGGGGGCCGGCAGATCAGGACCAACTGGGCCACCAGGAAACCTCCAGCTCCCAAGAGCACCTATGAGA CGAGCACCAAGCAATTGTCCTACGAGGAGGTGGTCACTCAGTCCAGCCCCAGCAACTGCACCGTGTACTGCGGGGGCGTCACCTCAGGCCTCTCAG AACAGCTGATGCGCCAGACCTTCTCCCCCTTCGGGCAGATCATGGAGATCCGAGTGTTCCCGGACAAAGGCTACTCCTTCGTCAG GTTCAGTTCCCATGAGAGCGCTGCCCACGCCATCGTTTCCGTCAACGGCACCACCATCGAGGGCCACGTGGTCAAGTGCTACTGGGGCAAGGAGACCCCCGACATggccagccctgtgcagcag GGCCAGCTGAGCTACCCGCCGGCCTACGGGCAGTGGGGGCAGTGGTACGGCggtgcccagctgggccagTACGTGCCCAACGGCTGGCAGGTGCCCACCTACGGCGTCTACGGCCAggcctggagccagcagggcttcGG GCAGAGCCAGTCCTCAGCGCCCTGGGTGGCTCCCGGCTACAGCGTGCAGGGCCAGAACGGCGCCGTGGTGCCCCCCCAGCCCGGCTTCCGCGTGGGCTTCGAGACCCCCTGA
- the TIA1 gene encoding cytotoxic granule associated RNA binding protein TIA1 isoform X1 produces MEDEMPKTLYVGNLSRDVTEALILQLFSQIGPCKNCKMIMDTAGNDPYCFVEFYEHRHAAAALAAMNGRKIMGGQSELGHHPQQPEERHQQANLIFAITQRSQDHFHVFVGDLSPEITTEDIKAAFAPFGRISDARVVKDMATGKSKGYGFVSFFNKWDAENAIQQMGGQWLGGRQIRTNWATRKPPAPKSTYETSTKQLSYEEVVTQSSPSNCTVYCGGVTSGLSEQLMRQTFSPFGQIMEIRVFPDKGYSFVRFSSHESAAHAIVSVNGTTIEGHVVKCYWGKETPDMASPVQQGQLSYPPAYGQWGQWYGGAQLGQYVPNGWQVPTYGVYGQAWSQQGFGQSQSSAPWVAPGYSVQGQNGAVVPPQPGFRVGFETP; encoded by the exons GTACGTGGGGAACCTCTCCAGGGACGTGACCGAGGCTCtgatcctgcagctcttcagccaGATCGGACCCTGCAAGAACTGCAAGATGATCATGGAT ACAGCTGGCAATGATCCCTACTGCTTCGTGGAGTTCTACGAGCACCGGCACGCGGCCGCAGCGCTGGCTGCCATGAACGGCAGGAAGATAATGG GAGGTCAAAGTGAACTGGGccaccacccccagcagccagaAGAAAGACACCAGCA GGCAAATCTGATCTTTGCCATCACACAGCGTTCACAAG ACCATTTCCACGTCTTTGTGGGAGACCTCAGCCCTGAGATCACAACTGAAGACATCAAAGCAGCCTTTGCTCCCTTTGGAAGGATCTC GGACGCACGGGTGGTCAAGGACATGGCCACGGGCAAGTCCAAGGGCTACGGCTTCGTCTCCTTCTTCAACAAATGG gACGCTGAGAACGCCATCCAGCAGATGGGGGGCCAGTGGCTCGGGGGCCGGCAGATCAGGACCAACTGGGCCACCAGGAAACCTCCAGCTCCCAAGAGCACCTATGAGA CGAGCACCAAGCAATTGTCCTACGAGGAGGTGGTCACTCAGTCCAGCCCCAGCAACTGCACCGTGTACTGCGGGGGCGTCACCTCAGGCCTCTCAG AACAGCTGATGCGCCAGACCTTCTCCCCCTTCGGGCAGATCATGGAGATCCGAGTGTTCCCGGACAAAGGCTACTCCTTCGTCAG GTTCAGTTCCCATGAGAGCGCTGCCCACGCCATCGTTTCCGTCAACGGCACCACCATCGAGGGCCACGTGGTCAAGTGCTACTGGGGCAAGGAGACCCCCGACATggccagccctgtgcagcag GGCCAGCTGAGCTACCCGCCGGCCTACGGGCAGTGGGGGCAGTGGTACGGCggtgcccagctgggccagTACGTGCCCAACGGCTGGCAGGTGCCCACCTACGGCGTCTACGGCCAggcctggagccagcagggcttcGG GCAGAGCCAGTCCTCAGCGCCCTGGGTGGCTCCCGGCTACAGCGTGCAGGGCCAGAACGGCGCCGTGGTGCCCCCCCAGCCCGGCTTCCGCGTGGGCTTCGAGACCCCCTGA
- the TIA1 gene encoding cytotoxic granule associated RNA binding protein TIA1 isoform X4: MNGRKIMGKEVKVNWATTPSSQKKDTSNHFHVFVGDLSPEITTEDIKAAFAPFGRISDARVVKDMATGKSKGYGFVSFFNKWDAENAIQQMGGQWLGGRQIRTNWATRKPPAPKSTYETSTKQLSYEEVVTQSSPSNCTVYCGGVTSGLSEQLMRQTFSPFGQIMEIRVFPDKGYSFVRFSSHESAAHAIVSVNGTTIEGHVVKCYWGKETPDMASPVQQGQLSYPPAYGQWGQWYGGAQLGQYVPNGWQVPTYGVYGQAWSQQGFGQSQSSAPWVAPGYSVQGQNGAVVPPQPGFRVGFETP; the protein is encoded by the exons ATGAACGGCAGGAAGATAATGGGTAAG GAGGTCAAAGTGAACTGGGccaccacccccagcagccagaAGAAAGACACCAGCA ACCATTTCCACGTCTTTGTGGGAGACCTCAGCCCTGAGATCACAACTGAAGACATCAAAGCAGCCTTTGCTCCCTTTGGAAGGATCTC GGACGCACGGGTGGTCAAGGACATGGCCACGGGCAAGTCCAAGGGCTACGGCTTCGTCTCCTTCTTCAACAAATGG gACGCTGAGAACGCCATCCAGCAGATGGGGGGCCAGTGGCTCGGGGGCCGGCAGATCAGGACCAACTGGGCCACCAGGAAACCTCCAGCTCCCAAGAGCACCTATGAGA CGAGCACCAAGCAATTGTCCTACGAGGAGGTGGTCACTCAGTCCAGCCCCAGCAACTGCACCGTGTACTGCGGGGGCGTCACCTCAGGCCTCTCAG AACAGCTGATGCGCCAGACCTTCTCCCCCTTCGGGCAGATCATGGAGATCCGAGTGTTCCCGGACAAAGGCTACTCCTTCGTCAG GTTCAGTTCCCATGAGAGCGCTGCCCACGCCATCGTTTCCGTCAACGGCACCACCATCGAGGGCCACGTGGTCAAGTGCTACTGGGGCAAGGAGACCCCCGACATggccagccctgtgcagcag GGCCAGCTGAGCTACCCGCCGGCCTACGGGCAGTGGGGGCAGTGGTACGGCggtgcccagctgggccagTACGTGCCCAACGGCTGGCAGGTGCCCACCTACGGCGTCTACGGCCAggcctggagccagcagggcttcGG GCAGAGCCAGTCCTCAGCGCCCTGGGTGGCTCCCGGCTACAGCGTGCAGGGCCAGAACGGCGCCGTGGTGCCCCCCCAGCCCGGCTTCCGCGTGGGCTTCGAGACCCCCTGA
- the TIA1 gene encoding cytotoxic granule associated RNA binding protein TIA1 isoform X3 — MNGRKIMGGQSELGHHPQQPEERHQQANLIFAITQRSQDHFHVFVGDLSPEITTEDIKAAFAPFGRISDARVVKDMATGKSKGYGFVSFFNKWDAENAIQQMGGQWLGGRQIRTNWATRKPPAPKSTYETSTKQLSYEEVVTQSSPSNCTVYCGGVTSGLSEQLMRQTFSPFGQIMEIRVFPDKGYSFVRFSSHESAAHAIVSVNGTTIEGHVVKCYWGKETPDMASPVQQGQLSYPPAYGQWGQWYGGAQLGQYVPNGWQVPTYGVYGQAWSQQGFGQSQSSAPWVAPGYSVQGQNGAVVPPQPGFRVGFETP, encoded by the exons ATGAACGGCAGGAAGATAATGG GAGGTCAAAGTGAACTGGGccaccacccccagcagccagaAGAAAGACACCAGCA GGCAAATCTGATCTTTGCCATCACACAGCGTTCACAAG ACCATTTCCACGTCTTTGTGGGAGACCTCAGCCCTGAGATCACAACTGAAGACATCAAAGCAGCCTTTGCTCCCTTTGGAAGGATCTC GGACGCACGGGTGGTCAAGGACATGGCCACGGGCAAGTCCAAGGGCTACGGCTTCGTCTCCTTCTTCAACAAATGG gACGCTGAGAACGCCATCCAGCAGATGGGGGGCCAGTGGCTCGGGGGCCGGCAGATCAGGACCAACTGGGCCACCAGGAAACCTCCAGCTCCCAAGAGCACCTATGAGA CGAGCACCAAGCAATTGTCCTACGAGGAGGTGGTCACTCAGTCCAGCCCCAGCAACTGCACCGTGTACTGCGGGGGCGTCACCTCAGGCCTCTCAG AACAGCTGATGCGCCAGACCTTCTCCCCCTTCGGGCAGATCATGGAGATCCGAGTGTTCCCGGACAAAGGCTACTCCTTCGTCAG GTTCAGTTCCCATGAGAGCGCTGCCCACGCCATCGTTTCCGTCAACGGCACCACCATCGAGGGCCACGTGGTCAAGTGCTACTGGGGCAAGGAGACCCCCGACATggccagccctgtgcagcag GGCCAGCTGAGCTACCCGCCGGCCTACGGGCAGTGGGGGCAGTGGTACGGCggtgcccagctgggccagTACGTGCCCAACGGCTGGCAGGTGCCCACCTACGGCGTCTACGGCCAggcctggagccagcagggcttcGG GCAGAGCCAGTCCTCAGCGCCCTGGGTGGCTCCCGGCTACAGCGTGCAGGGCCAGAACGGCGCCGTGGTGCCCCCCCAGCCCGGCTTCCGCGTGGGCTTCGAGACCCCCTGA
- the C22H2orf42 gene encoding uncharacterized protein C2orf42 homolog, giving the protein MLGNPGKRRSMDPCPGRPKAPSFLSDLGKATLRGIRKCPRCGTYNGTRGLSCKNKTCGAVFRAGSRRPPGADAVRLLSGAQGQLYSVRQRQRRCFVELGVSETAIQTPEGTLITQLSSGRCHAPACAGAAADEQCQHLKLALGCQAEATPLPLKSSVLGAVQAPAEAKQSLWELATEPTGPLVQRVTKSVLVVKCKASQRHSLGYLHASFGQRRFSCACRAPGHGRAKGEQQGEEEEEEEEEEEEEESPPMRCIHFLACICAFASDESLAQEFSEFLASDGSGLKGTVIPQLLRGPGSTARARGATAARAKRRRKDLGPGPQVPGPLLAPDPAHPNPRRSSLRKLPVVSSSPSSSSSSLKRHGCPQALDESQVSLSFQEWLGSVTERIHQTMHYQFEGHPEPLVFHIPQSFFEALQQRISSGSGKKRLPNSTTAFVRRDALPLGTFSKYTWHITNVLQVKQIFDTPEVPLEITRSFVQNRDGSYEPFRSPRVEVESLPEGLGPHERQPPLRPLELQTFLKVGHTSPTQKEPTPFTIEWIPDILPRSRLGELRLKFQYGHHGGPRQPPSRGTTPAEPPPLPLPPLGTITFP; this is encoded by the exons ATGCTGGGAAACCCCGGGAAACGCCG CTCCATGGATCCGTGCCCGGGCAGGCCCAAAGCCCCGTCCTTCCTGTCCGACCTGGGCAAGGCCACGCTGCGTGGCATCCGCAAGTGCCCTCGCTGCGGCACCTACAACGGCACGCGGGGGCTCAGCTGCAAGAACAAGACGTGCGGCGCCGTGTTCCGCGCGGGCTCGCGCCGCCCGCCGGGCGCCGACGCCGTGCGGCTGCTGAGCGGCGCCCAGGGCCAGCTCTACTCCGTGCGCCAGCGCCAGCGCCGCTGCTTCGTGGAACTGGGGGTGTCCGAGACGGCCATCCAGACCCCCGAGGGCACCCTGATCACCCAGCTGAGCTCGGGGCGCTGCCACGCTCCCGCCTGCGCCGGGGCGGCAGCTgatgagcagtgccagcacctgaAGCTGGCGCTGGGCTGCCAGGCCGAGGCCACGCCGCTGCCGCTCAAGAGCTCGGTGCTGGGCGCCGTGCAGGCGCCTGCTGAGGCCAAGCAGAGCTTGTGGGAGCTGGCCACCGAGCCCACGGGGCCGCTGGTGCAGAGGGTCACCAAGAGCGTGCTGGTGGTCAAGTGTAAGGCCAGCcagaggcacagcctgggctaCCTGCACGCCAGCTTCGGGCAGCGGCGCTTCTCCTGCGCCTGCCGCGCGCCCGGGCACGGCCGCGCcaagggggagcagcagggggaggaggaggaggaggaagaagaggaggaggaggaggaagagtcGCCCCCCATGCGCTGCATCCATTTCCTGGCCTGCATCTGCGCCTTCGCCAGCGACGAGAGCCTGGCCCAGGAGTTCTCCGAGTTCCTCGCCTCCGATGGCAGTG GGTTGAAGGGGACGGTGATCCCGCAGCTGCTCCGTGGCCCCGGCTCCACGGCGCGGGCCCGGGGGGCAACTGCTGCCAGGgccaagaggaggaggaaggaccTGGGGCCAG GCCCGCAGGTGCCCGGGCCCCTCCTGGCTCCAGACCCAGCTCATCCCAaccccaggaggagcagcctgagGAAGCTGCCCGTTGTCTCCTCCTcaccttcctcatcctcctcctcactgaAGAGGCATG gctgtccccaggcGCTGGATGagtcccaggtgtccctgtccttccaggagtggctgggcagtgtcacAGAGCGCATCCACCAGACCATGCACTACCAGTTTGAGG GCCACCCAGAGCCGCTGGTTTTCCACATCCCCCAGTCCTTCTTCGAGGCTCTCCAGCAGCGAATCTCCAGCGGCAGCGGCAAGAAGAGGCTGCCCAACTCCACCACGG CCTTCGTGCGCAGGGACGCGCTGCCCCTGGGCACCTTCTCCAAGTACACCTGGCACATCACCAACGTCCTGCAGGTCAAGCAGATCTTCGACACGCCCGAG GTGCCGCTGGAGATCACCCGGAGCTTCGTGCAGAACCGCGACGGCTCCTACGAGCCTTTCCGCAGCCCCCGCGTGGAGGTGGAGAGCCTGCCCGAGGGGCTGGGCCCCCACGAGAGACAGCCCCCGCTGcggcccctggagctgcagaccTTCCTCAAAGTCG GACACACGTCCCCCACGCAGAAGGAGCCCACGCCCTTCACCATCGAGTGGATCCCCGACATCCTGCCCCGCTCCCGCCTGGGCGAGCTGCGCCTCAAGTTCCAGTACGGGCACCACGGGGGGCCCCGGCAGCCCCCCAGCCGCGGGACCACCCCCGCCGAGCCCCCCCCGCTGCCCCTGCCCCCCCTGGGCACCATCACCttcccctga
- the MRPS24 gene encoding 28S ribosomal protein S24, mitochondrial, whose amino-acid sequence MAAAARALRVLPRALHVPSATRQLHTSPVCLKTRAARVRVGKGDKLVTYEQAHAPHHIGHRKGWLSLHTGNLCGEAGAAQRALEDAFLRRFLAGTFPGLLLEQPVLKRRGNLLVICALLARALPPHKLYFLLGYAETLLGHFYKCPVRLELQTLPARVPYKFL is encoded by the exons atggcggcggccgCGCGCGCGCTGCGG gtcCTTCCCCGTGCCCTCCATGTCCCCAGCGCCACCCGGCAGCTCCACACCAGCCCCGTGTGCCTCAAG acGCGGGCGGCGCGGGTGCGCGTGGGCAAAGGTGACAAGTTGGTGACCTACGAGCAGGCGCACGCCCCCCACCACATCGGGCACCGCAagggctggctgtccctgcacaccG ggaacCTTTGTGGCGAGGCGGGCGCTGCCCAGCGGGCTCTGGAGGACGCTTTCCTGCGGCGCTTCCTGGCCGGGACCTTCCCGgggctcctgctggagcagccggTGCTGAAGCGCCGCGGGAACCTGCTGGTGATCTGTGCCCTGCTGGCGCGGGCACTGCCACCCCACAAGCTCTACTTCCTGCTGGGCTACGCCGAGACCCTGCTGGGCCACTTCTACAAGTGCCCCGTGCGCCTGGAGCTGCAGACCCTGCCCGCCCGCGTGCCCTACAAGTTCCTCTAG